A single window of Sulfolobales archaeon DNA harbors:
- the rrp4 gene encoding exosome complex RNA-binding protein Rrp4, whose protein sequence is MSNTSLQQGSAIYVKHRDIVLPGDLIASGNVSVERYPYAYCVDGRCYSSVIGVAEERGENAIRIVPLEGFYNPREEDIVIGVVEEVGVTSAILDIRAPYKGILPASEIVGKQYNPAQDPLINYVSPGDIYLAKIERFDITRDPLLSLKGKDLGRVVDGIIIEVVPTRVPRIIGRKRSMLDILIKETQCQIVPAANGRVLIRGCPSGDHEAIAINAIKVIENAPYIQGLTEKIREYLVVEKVRRGLVRGEG, encoded by the coding sequence TTGTCGAACACATCGCTACAGCAGGGCTCAGCTATATATGTTAAGCACAGGGATATAGTGCTTCCAGGAGATCTAATAGCCTCTGGTAATGTAAGTGTTGAGAGATATCCATACGCATATTGTGTTGATGGTAGATGCTACTCAAGCGTGATAGGTGTGGCGGAGGAGAGGGGTGAGAATGCTATTAGGATTGTCCCGCTTGAGGGCTTCTACAACCCTAGAGAGGAGGATATAGTGATCGGTGTTGTTGAGGAGGTGGGGGTAACAAGCGCTATACTAGATATAAGGGCTCCTTACAAAGGGATCCTACCAGCATCAGAGATCGTTGGTAAACAGTATAACCCAGCCCAAGATCCCCTTATAAACTATGTATCTCCAGGCGATATATATTTGGCTAAGATAGAGAGGTTCGATATCACCAGAGATCCTCTTCTAAGCCTTAAGGGGAAGGATCTAGGGAGGGTGGTTGATGGCATTATAATAGAGGTTGTCCCAACAAGGGTTCCAAGAATTATTGGTAGGAAGAGAAGCATGTTAGATATACTGATTAAGGAGACCCAGTGCCAGATAGTGCCTGCAGCAAATGGGAGGGTACTTATAAGGGGGTGTCCCTCGGGGGATCACGAGGCCATAGCTATAAACGCGATAAAGGTTATAGAGAACGCCCCATATATACAGGGTTTAACTGAGAAGATAAGGGAGTATCTAGTAGTGGAGAAGGTGAGGAGAGGCCTTGTCAGGGGAGAAGGCTGA